Proteins from one Cryptomeria japonica chromosome 4, Sugi_1.0, whole genome shotgun sequence genomic window:
- the LOC131027252 gene encoding LRR receptor-like serine/threonine-protein kinase FLS2, whose translation MVVLCFTLTLLAQLVLPSHTFHNSNSSDRDALLAFKNSLSLDPYNSLHEWSPNQNFCSWAGVGCSSRRPRVTSLNLTGMGLVGPISPILADLSFLIVLDLFNNSFQGQIPPQLGRLFRLRSLRLSFNQLGGVIPSALADCPLEKLGLSYNKLEGLIPSSLGGCHSLQILILSSNNLSGNIPSDLGHLQNLEILWLDSNQLTGIVPPFFGNMSSLSQLTLGNNRLHGSIPVQLGRLARLQVLTLRFNSLTGPITTVLSNCSNLQILQLSRNKLVGHIPWEFSKLSNLQNLYLWENQLNGEIPSSISNCTRLQILDLDSNQFSGTVPLEFGKLLQLQKLVLWGNHLVSGSSSLPILTALTNCSSLEVIDFSLNNLTGIMPSTVGLLSTSLHYLGLALNELEGYLADEIGNLTKLAELQLRGNYFSGTIPSTLSILPNLERLYLNNNNLQGLIPTTLGQAKRFGLLELSDNTLSGQIPDSLGDIPQLRVLLLHHNQLSGRIPASLGRCEILELVDLAYNKLTGSIPLEVAALSNLQFYFNVSNNLLEGSILEMSKMVMIQAIDVSLNHMSGGIPSALESFTALQYLNLSWNSFQGPIPASLANLQILETMDLSCNNLSGTIPTAFGGMKMLQVINLSFNRLTGEVPKGGIFATLESSEIMGNIGLCGSLINLPPCSSSKHKQLSRSIKVIIPVVTAVTILIMSFALIALSSRWRRARHPPTSQNSPSLNVGNPRISYSELANSTGGFSEANLVGTGAFGSVYRGTLKNGTNVAVKVFNLLDENAHESFHRECNILKKIRHRNVIKIISVCSNLDFKALILPFMSNGSLERWLYPPERSGCRLNLHDRLRIIMEIAEDFGIAKILSSKSWDHLTSTNALKGSFGYIAPEYGMGQEISTNGDVYSFGILLLELLIRRRPVDDMFTEEVNLQKWVLVTPECDCPPIVDEQSDYMFALELQRSLERRTSEHIQKMLALHISPSPQHSKAAHDLFPGAGRKLVD comes from the exons ATGGTAGTTCTGTGTTTCACTCTCACTCTGCTTGCGCAACTTGTTCTGCCTTCTCACACATTCCATAATTCTAATTCTTCTGATCGAGATGCTCTTTTGGCTTTCAAGAATTCCCTTTCTCTTGACCCCTACAATTCGTTGCATGAATGGTCTCCAAATCAAAACTTCTGCAGTTGGGCTGGAGTGGGCTGCTCTTCTCGTCGACCGCGTGTGACTTCACTGAATCTTACAGGTATGGGATTGGTTGGCCCCATCTCTCCTATTCTGGCGGATCTCTCTTTCCTTATAGTACTTGATCTATTCAATAACAGCTTTCAGGGACAAATCCCACCTCAGCTGGGAAGGCTTTTTCGCTTAAGAAGTCTCAGATTGTCGTTTAACCAATTGGGAGGTGTCATTCCCTCCGCTTTAGCAGACTGTCCCTTAGAGAAACTGGGCTTGTCTTATAATAAATTGGAAGGCTTGATACCATCATCTCTAGGAGGCTGCCATTCTTTGCAAATTCTCATTCTGTCCTCTAACAATTTGAGTGGAAACATTCCCTCCGATCTTGGGCATCTCCAAAATTTAGAGATTCTATGGTTAGATTCAAATCAGCTTACAGGCATAGTCCCACCTTTCTTTGGAAACATGTCCTCTTTAAGTCAATTGACTTTGGGAAACAATAGACTCCATGGCAGTATTCCAGTTCAATTGGGTAGGCTTGCTCGACTTCAAGTTCTTACTCTAAGGTTCAACAGCCTTACCGGGCCAATTACCACTGTCCTTTCAAACTGCAGTAATCTCCAAATTTTACAGTTGTCTAGGAACAAATTAGTAGGTCACATCCCCTGGGAGTTCAGCAAACTATCAAATCTGCAAAATCTGTATTTATGGGAAAACCAACTGAATGGGGAGATACCGAGTTCAATTTCCAATTGTACCCGTCTGCAAATACTTGACTTAGACAGTAACCAGTTTAGTGGCACAGtgcctttggaatttgggaaattaCTCCAGCTTCAGAAGCTTGTTTTGTGGGGAAATCATCTGGTGAGTGGAAGCAGCAGTTTGCCTATTCTAACAGCCTTGACTAATTGCTCCAGCTTAGAAGTTATAGACTTTTCTCTTAATAATCTTACTGGAATCATGCCCTCCACAGTTGGCCTTCTCTCAACTAGTCTCCACTATTTGGGACTGGCCTTGAATGAACTGGAAGGATACTTGGCGGATGAGATTGGCAACCTCACAAAGTTGGCAGAGCTGCAATTAAGAGGAAACTATTTCAGTGGGACAATCCCATCCACTCTGTCTATACTTCCAAATCTTGAAAGGTTGTACCTAAACAATAACAATTTACAAGGATTAATACCAACAACTTTGGGTCAGGCAAAAAGGTTTGGATTGTTAGAACTGAGTGATAACACGCTATCAGGGCAAATCCCAGATAGTCTTGGTGATATTCCCCAATTGAGAGTACttcttcttcatcacaatcaattatCAGGGAGAATACCTGCTAGCTTAGGGAGATGTGAAATTCTGGAGCTGGTGGACTTAGCATACAACAAACTAACGGGAAGTATACCTCTTGAAGTTGCAGCTCTCTCAAATCTCCAATTTTATTTCAATGTATCCAACAATTTATTAGAAGGTTCTATTTTAGAAATGAGTAAAATGGTTATGATCCAAGCTATAGATGTATCTCTCAACCACATGTCAGGTGGCATACCAAGCGCACTGGAAAGCTTCACAGCATTGCAATATTTAAATCTTTCTTGGAATTCATTTCAGGGCCCAATTCCTGCATCGCTGGCAAATCTGCAAATTCTTGAGACCATGGATCTTTCATGCAATAATTTATCGGGTACAATACCCACGGCTTTTGGTGGGATGAAAATGCTCCAAGTTATCAATCTTTCTTTCAACAGATTAACTGGAGAGGTGCCAAAGGGGGGCATTTTTGCAACACTTGAAAGCTCTGAAATCATGGGAAATATTGGCCTTTGTGGGTCCTTAATAAATTTGCCACCATGCTCTAGTTCCAAGCACAAACAGCTATCCAGGTCCATAAAGGTGATAATTCCTGTTGTGACTGCCGTTACAATTTTAATCATGTCATTTGCACTTATAGCATTATCCTCTAGATGGAGACGTGCAAGGCATCCACCTACCAGCCAGAATTCCCCTTCTCTAAATGTAGGAAACCCCAGAATTTCCTACAGTGAACTTGCAAATTCTACAGGCGGGTTTTCTGAGGCAAATCTTGTAGGAACTGGGGCTTTTGGATCTGTTTACAGAGGTACTCTCAAAAATGGCACAAATGTtgctgttaaagttttcaatttgCTGGATGAAAATGCTCATGAAAGTTTTCACAGGGAATGCAATATACTTAAAAAGATTAGACATCGCAATGTGATTAAAATCATTTCAGTTTGTTCGAATCTTGATTTCAAAGCTTTGATTCTTCCATTTATGTCGAATGGAAGTTTGGAGAGATGGTTATATCCTCCTGAAAGGAGTGGATGCAGATTAAATTTGCATGATCGGTTAAGAATAATAATGGAGATAGCAGAAG ACTTTGGCATTGCAAAAATACTATCGAGCAAATCCTGGGATCATTTGACGTCCACAAATGCACTGAAAGGGTCATTTGGTTATATTGCACCAG AATATGGAATGGGTCAAGAGATTTCGACAAATGGAGATGTATATAGTTTTGGCATTTTACTCTTGGAGTTGTTGATAAGGAGGAGACCAGTTGATGACATGTTTACAGAAGAAGTCAATCTACAAAAATGG GTCCTTGTCACTCCTGAGTGTGATTGTCCCCCCATTGTAGATGAACAGAGTGATTATATGTTTGCA TTGGAGCTCCAAAGAAGTCTAGAAAGGAGGACTAGTGAGCACATTCAAAAGATGCTAGCATTGCATATATCTCCATCCCCTCAACATTCGAAGGCAGCTCATGATCTATTTCCTGGTGCTGGTAGGAAATTAGTAGACTAG